One genomic segment of Vespa velutina chromosome 10, iVesVel2.1, whole genome shotgun sequence includes these proteins:
- the LOC124952550 gene encoding uncharacterized protein LOC124952550 isoform X2: MQKLPERRRLWQTNENRSQESNDPETQMLQMSALQNIRLAQNKREKRLFPLFTVVRFENNACGGLNGENGTCISSTECSQRGGISSGVCANGYGVCCIVMVSCGQMINDNNTYFVNPNYPSTFDGTDSCQLTLLKLHPDVCQFRLDFVQFTIRGPETINNLCTYDQFIVSGGNPVPTICGTNNDNHMYIDAGIGQTNPIALTFVTSGSSFPRSWKVRISQIRCNTIYRAEEGCLQYFTGVSGQIKSFNFDSSAGLQLSNQDYSICIRMEKNFCGIQYMACSDEATMVSNSGIGQMSRNNAFTLTGNTQGTQIASMTGAMCQTDWLMIPCAINAGKSPSMSTTCIDRLCGGTFNADNQNLNSSSVISTVKPFRLIFHTDAIEAPNDVGNRGFCLNYIQQPCTTKLR, encoded by the exons ATGCAAAAATTACCAGAACGACGACGTTTGTGgcaaacgaatgaaaatcgaTCCCAAGAATCTAACGATCCCGAAACGCAAATGCTTCAAATGTCAGCTCTTCAAAATATTAGATTGgcacaaaataaaagagaaaaacgac TTTTTCCACTGTTCACCGTCGtaagatttgaaaataatgCCTGTGGTGGATTGAATGGTGAAAATGGTACTTGCATATCATCAACGGAATGTTCGCAACGAGGTGGTATATCCAGTGGAGTTTGCGCGAATGGTTATGGCGTCTGTTGTATcg TCATGGTCTCGTGCGGACAAAtgatcaacgataataacacttaTTTCGTTAATCCTAATTATCCATCGACGTTCGATGGTACGGATTCCTGTCAGCTTACGCTTTTGAAGTTACATCCGGATGTATGCCAATTtag ATTGGATTTTGTACAGTTTACGATAAGAGGACCCGAAACGATCAACAATCTATGCACTTATGATCAATTTATTGTTTCTGGAGGTAATCCAGTACCAACTATTTGTGGAACTAATAATGACAACCACA TGTACATCGACGCTGGTATAGGGCAAACTAATCCCATTGCATTGACATTTGTCACGAGCGGAAGTTCCTTTCCACGATCCTGGAAAGTCCGAATCTCACAGATTCGCTGTAATACAATTTATAGAGCAGAAGAAGGATGTTTGCAATATTTTACTGGTGTATCAGgacaaataaaatcattcaatTTTGATTCCTCGGCCGGCTTGCAATTGTCCAATCAGGATTACAGTATATGCATCAGAATGGAAAAAAACTTTTGTGGTATTCAATATATGGCATGTTCGGACGAAg cTACGATGGTATCTAATAGTGGCATAGGGCAAATGTCTCGTAATAACGCATTCACTTTAACGGGTAATACTCAAGGAACACAGATAGCCTCCATGACAGGAGCCATGTGTCAAACAGATTGGCTGATGATTCCTTGCGCGATTAACGCAGGCAAATCTCCTTCGATGTCCACTACCTGTATAGATCGATTGTGTGGCGGTACCTTTAATGCCGATAATCAAAACCTAAACTCATCTTCGGTCATTA GTACTGTCAAGCCTTTCAGATTAATCTTTCATACGGATGCGATCGAAGCACCTAACGATGTTGGAAATAGAggtttttgtttaaattatattcaacaACCGTGCACAACAAAGTTGAGGTGA
- the LOC124952550 gene encoding uncharacterized protein LOC124952550 isoform X1 — MFDKRYLSILIVNFIIISIEIDAWSIWKMQKLPERRRLWQTNENRSQESNDPETQMLQMSALQNIRLAQNKREKRLFPLFTVVRFENNACGGLNGENGTCISSTECSQRGGISSGVCANGYGVCCIVMVSCGQMINDNNTYFVNPNYPSTFDGTDSCQLTLLKLHPDVCQFRLDFVQFTIRGPETINNLCTYDQFIVSGGNPVPTICGTNNDNHMYIDAGIGQTNPIALTFVTSGSSFPRSWKVRISQIRCNTIYRAEEGCLQYFTGVSGQIKSFNFDSSAGLQLSNQDYSICIRMEKNFCGIQYMACSDEATMVSNSGIGQMSRNNAFTLTGNTQGTQIASMTGAMCQTDWLMIPCAINAGKSPSMSTTCIDRLCGGTFNADNQNLNSSSVISTVKPFRLIFHTDAIEAPNDVGNRGFCLNYIQQPCTTKLR; from the exons ATGTTCGACAAACGATACTTAAGTATACTTatagttaattttattataataagcaTTGAAATCGATGCTTGGAGCATATGGAAAATGCAAAAATTACCAGAACGACGACGTTTGTGgcaaacgaatgaaaatcgaTCCCAAGAATCTAACGATCCCGAAACGCAAATGCTTCAAATGTCAGCTCTTCAAAATATTAGATTGgcacaaaataaaagagaaaaacgac TTTTTCCACTGTTCACCGTCGtaagatttgaaaataatgCCTGTGGTGGATTGAATGGTGAAAATGGTACTTGCATATCATCAACGGAATGTTCGCAACGAGGTGGTATATCCAGTGGAGTTTGCGCGAATGGTTATGGCGTCTGTTGTATcg TCATGGTCTCGTGCGGACAAAtgatcaacgataataacacttaTTTCGTTAATCCTAATTATCCATCGACGTTCGATGGTACGGATTCCTGTCAGCTTACGCTTTTGAAGTTACATCCGGATGTATGCCAATTtag ATTGGATTTTGTACAGTTTACGATAAGAGGACCCGAAACGATCAACAATCTATGCACTTATGATCAATTTATTGTTTCTGGAGGTAATCCAGTACCAACTATTTGTGGAACTAATAATGACAACCACA TGTACATCGACGCTGGTATAGGGCAAACTAATCCCATTGCATTGACATTTGTCACGAGCGGAAGTTCCTTTCCACGATCCTGGAAAGTCCGAATCTCACAGATTCGCTGTAATACAATTTATAGAGCAGAAGAAGGATGTTTGCAATATTTTACTGGTGTATCAGgacaaataaaatcattcaatTTTGATTCCTCGGCCGGCTTGCAATTGTCCAATCAGGATTACAGTATATGCATCAGAATGGAAAAAAACTTTTGTGGTATTCAATATATGGCATGTTCGGACGAAg cTACGATGGTATCTAATAGTGGCATAGGGCAAATGTCTCGTAATAACGCATTCACTTTAACGGGTAATACTCAAGGAACACAGATAGCCTCCATGACAGGAGCCATGTGTCAAACAGATTGGCTGATGATTCCTTGCGCGATTAACGCAGGCAAATCTCCTTCGATGTCCACTACCTGTATAGATCGATTGTGTGGCGGTACCTTTAATGCCGATAATCAAAACCTAAACTCATCTTCGGTCATTA GTACTGTCAAGCCTTTCAGATTAATCTTTCATACGGATGCGATCGAAGCACCTAACGATGTTGGAAATAGAggtttttgtttaaattatattcaacaACCGTGCACAACAAAGTTGAGGTGA